Part of the Sorghum bicolor cultivar BTx623 chromosome 1, Sorghum_bicolor_NCBIv3, whole genome shotgun sequence genome, ATGCATGTCCAGATCGTATTGAGTTCGCGCCAAGCAAGGAATACACTGTAATCAAAGTGTTCCCCAACTATGATCATCACGTAGTACTTGGACGAATAATATCTAGGCGTCTAGCTAGCTCCTGTATAGCCCAGTGGCCTgcgcactttcactttcactttctttCATCCAATCGTCCTGAACTCCTTGTTGCAAGTCATCAGGTTGCACTGACGACATGCCTGATCGAGGAGCCACTCTATAAATACCGTGCAATCAACAACGCAAGCCATGATAATACAGGCTAGCTAGGCTACATCATCGTCGTTTATTCTTGATCAAATCAAGGTCTCGATCGATGGCTTCATCGGCGATGCTGCAGGTGTTCGGCCAGCCGGCGTCGACGGACGTGGCGAGGGTCATGGCGTGCCTCCTGGAACGGCAGCTCGACTTCGAGCTCGTCCGCACCGACACCTTCAAGCGTGGGCACAAGCAGCTCCCCGAGTTCGTTAAGATGAGGGCACGTTCAAAAAatcccagaaactcctgctgcaTGCTAATCGGCAGTCTGCACCAAGTTTGGTTTCTGTTCCCCTTGCTCTGATTTTACTTGCATGCTGGATATCTATGATGATGCAGGATCCCAGCGGCCAACAGGTGACGCTCACGCACGGCAACATCACCCTCGGTGGTATGGTAACTGACCAAGAGTcattcaaaaatatttttctcttacaataaatcagtgAACATTACTTTTAATCGTGGCTTTTCAGACCTGAATTTGAACGCGCTGATCGGCGAGCTAGCTAGTGGTTTAATGTTGCTGTCAATTCTTTTTCCTGCTGTGTGACTGTAGATTCCAGGGACATATGCCGGTACGTGTGCACCGAGTTCCCGCGGTGGTGCACGAGGGACCTGTACGGCGCGGGCGCGCTGGAGCGCGCGTCCATCGAGCAGTGGCTGCAGGCGGAGGCGCAGAGCTTCGacgcgccgagctcggcgctgGCGGCGTTCCACCTCGCCGTGGGCGGCGCTCCCGCGCCCTGCGTCGCCGTCGGCGACGAGAAGGCCGCCGCTGCGGCGGAGAGCGAGCGGGAGCTGCTGCGCGTGCTGGACGTGTACGACGGCGCGCTCGGCCGGAGCGCGTACCTCGCGGGCGACGAGTTCACGCTGGCGGACCTGTCGCACCTCCCGAGCGCGCACTACCTCGCGTGCTCCGCGAGGGGCCGCGCGCTGCTGGCGTCCAGGGGCAACGTGGCGCGGTGGTACGCCGCCATCTCGTCGCGCCCGGCGTGGAGGCAGGTGGTCGCGGTGCAGGCCCGGACCGCGCACTACCCTGTCGTCGCGTTCCACCCGTCCGCCgtttgatgttttgctccccgGCGAGCCTTGCACCTAACACCGTGATGTGTGTCTGTCCGTGTAACGTCCTGCGCTTGTGTAACGTACGGTACGTACGTAGGTCGGTAGGGTAGGTGTACGAGTTCCCGCAGTTATGTCCTCATTAATAACATGGATGCATAACCTTCGCCTGCATTGGTTGATGATTTACCTTGTTGAAGGGTAATTGTACAACTCCACGTTTCCGTTTCGGCCTTCGGGCTGTTTCATACCTTATATATATGGGTTATCCTGGGCTCCGCAACCAGGTGAACCATAAGCCCACTTGCCAGCGCCAATTCCACTCAAAAaggggagaaaaaaaaaaacatgctaGCGCGAAGGCCGTAACGGACCACCATTGCTGCTGAACGAGTACTTTTGGGCCTAGTCTTGCTTCATGTATTGGTCTGGGCTGGAACCTCGGTCAAATGGAAGCGTGTCGCGACGCGAGAGGGCGGTACGGAACGGACCTACACCAACTGAACAGGGCAGGCCCGGAGCATTTTCAGCCGATTACAAAATATTGAATGATTCCATACGCGAAACAGCTGCAGACCATTCCAGTCCGGAAATGAACGGGCCCTAAATATTTTGCTGAGTTTAAGAAGTCCACATCAATTCGAATACCAACCTCTTCCATCTTTCAAAATCAGGCAAATAAAACCTCCCACAATGTGAGTGTACATATATTATGAGTGTCTATATTGTGCTGTGTAATTCTAAACAGACACTACAAAGTAGTTTTTCTTTTTAGAATGATTTTTTTCGACAAGTAACATGAGTCAGAGACACTAGAGTCCACGGCTTCCTATTACTAATGTTGTAGAAGCTTGTCCATATAGCTTCAAAAATAGTCCATATACATTGTATAACTAATCTTTTGAGCAGTTCACGATTATAGATATCCATATGGCTATGGCCGGCCCATAAGAATAAACAAAAGTAAATTCTCTCTCTCCTTCCTTTCGTCTGTGGTATGCTACAGTCAATGTCGTTGTTGCTCCCTCCGCTAGGTACGCTCACCATGGGTGACAAATATGAGCTACAAGCCTCGCCGACGTTGCTGAGGATCAACAAAAGCGGAGGTGAGCACGAAGATGAGGGAGCTCGTGGTAGGTGACAACAACCAACCCACTGACTCAACGGGAACCAGCTCGCGGAGCCACCACCATCGCTCACCGCCTATGCTTGGCCTGTCGTCCGCTAACAGAGGCCATGGCCCGCCGTCCACCATAGGGTCCCTCGTCTATGGTCCACCGTGGGTTCCGTTGTCCGCTGTCCATCTAGATCTTCCATTGGGAACTCTGGCCTTAAAATCCATAGGCGTGTCGGGAAAGAGCACCAACCGCTGGAGAGAAGAATGTTTGGCTGTGGGAAAGAGGAGGCGTCACCCTGTCTATGTGAGCAAATCGGTCAAGACGAAGATGGAGGGGTGAAGATGGGTTGGGTGGGTCCATCTTATATATCACTTATGATTTTTAACATTGTGGAATTCGATTTTACTATAAAGATTATTTTTGTGGATCCCAACCACTTGGTCCATATACATTGCTCATGCCCTAAGCATCACTCTCTCGCTTATCACCAACAATTTCTTCATCTCTTTTTCCTGTCACGCTTCCTCACCATAATGCCAACGCTGCCTCCTATGCACCATAGTCCCAATGGCGGCTGCCCATCACAGTTCCATGCGACCTTTGGAGGCACCACAAGCCCAAGAATCCAATGGCCTCCTCGGTGACCAAGGATGCCACCTAGCAGCGTCCATGAGATTTTGCATGAGCATGCATCTTTTCATCATCTACCCATTCAtatttttgtttgattttttAATGCACATTATGATGTTTTTTTGAACTAGGAGCATGGGAGCATAGGAGGGGGTTGGGGCATGGGATGACTAGGCTAGATTGCTACAATGGTACAACTGCATGAGGCCTAGCTTTATCATGGGCGAGACCCAACAATGTATTTGACGGCGGTGCCGTGGTGTGGATGCGGTGCTTGGTGGTGGCACAATGGGAGTTGGCCACACTGCAGAGAGAGAGTGAAGTAAGAGGTTATAGAAAGTGATATAGAGAGAGGGAAAGAAAGAAGAGATGATGAATATGAAGAAGAGGGTACCTTACTGGTGAGCATGTATACTAGCCACGTCAGCAAAATCATGTAATAAACCAATTTGAAATGTCAAATTGGGTATTTTAGCTGATTTTAAAAGTCTGAAGAGATGTATGATTTCTGATATTTGAGTTTAGGTGTATTTATAAAATTTGGTCTTAAGTTCAGGGGTCAAATAGACTTAACTCTTTTTTATTTCAGATAAAGAACGGGGCAACCAGCTAGGTCAGATGCTTGAAAAAGCGTCGAACTCACTTGATACTTTACCCCGATAAACGCGAGCTGCATCAGATCCTGCAAAGTCGGTATCAAGGCAAGGGAAGAACAGATCCTGGACGTGCAGCAAGAACTTAAAACGACAGCTGCCTAGCTAGACCCATAACatccattttttttgtttgaatAACATGTAGTGTGCATGACATATTGACATGCATGCTCTAGCCTCTGCCCTCTAGCTCTAAGCTTAATGTAAATTCACACGTGTGCACAAGAGTTTAAGTACAAGCTAAGGATATGTTTGGTAGGACTCCTCACGAGGAACTCCTCTAAAGAAGCCAGAGCCGTTTTAGAGAAACCATGTGGTTTTGCCAAaacaactcttttttttttgagcaagtTGCCAAAACAACTCCGGCTCCTCTGCTTTTTACTTAAAAAAACAGCTTATTCTATAAAACATTTGGTAGGACTCCTCTGCAGAAGCCGGAGCCGGAAAGGAGCCCTGCCATCTGGCCTTCACGGCTTCACCCTTCACAGAGCTAGCCCACAATGAAAATTCCATGCACCAATGGCCGGATCGCTGGCAGCACTGCTTCGATCGTCGTCTGTCTTTGTAAATagttttcattgctgaatgctTTGCTTTGTGTTGTAATCTATTTTCTTTGGTCTAGATTGCTTATGTACGCCATGATACGGATCGGGGACAGCATCGCAGCAAACCTGAGGCCGCCTCTTTGAATCAGCGCGCTTTGCCTCTTTATGCCCCCCTTTCGCTTTCGGTGAGGTATGAACACGACGAACCTGGTGGGAAGCAATGCAAGGCAAGTCACTCTGAAGTCTGATCCCTGCCTTGCTTTCGGATGCGTATATATATATCCCATCCAGAGCAACCAAATCTGCACACAACATCTGCAACGCCCAACACAGGTTGTTTGCTTCTTTTGGCAAAAGCTTTCGCAGCGGCCGCGGCAGATCGATCCCACCGAGAGAAGAAGATGCCGGTGAAGGTGTTCGGGTCGCCCACGTCGGCGGAGGTCGCTCGCGTCCTCGCCTGCCTCTTCGAGAAGGACGTCGAGTTCCAGCTCATCCGCGTCGACTCCTTCCGCGGCCCCAAGCGCCTCCCGCAGTACCTCAAACTCCAGGTACTCTAACAGAATTCTGCAACTCATcgtgccattgccattgccatgcaCACGAACGCGCAGCGCAGGCAAGAACTACTGCATGCGTTCATTATAGTACGTATTTGCTGATGACGACGGCGAAATGCAAATGCTGCAGCCGCACGGCGAGGCGCTCACCTTCGAGGACGGCAACGTCACCCTCGTCGGTACGTAATTAAGCAACTGCAAGAAGTTCCGTGTCTGGGCGTGGATTAGTTTCTGAAAATGTAACCGATGGATGCACGCATGCAGAGTCGAGGAAGATCCTGCGCCACATCGCGGAGAAGTACAAGAACCAGGGGTACAGGGAGCTGTTCGGCCCGGGCGCGCTGGAGCGGGCGTCCATCGAGCAGTGGCTGCAGACGGAGGCGCAGAGCTTCGACATCCCCAGCGCCGACATGGTCTACAGCCTCGCCTACCTGCCGCCCGACATGCCGCTCGACGGCGGCAGGGGCGGCCTCCCGGCGGCGGCcggggccggcgccggcgggatGAACCCGACGCACCGGCAGAAGATGGAGGAGATGCTGCAGCTGTTCGACAAGAGCCGCAAGGAGCTGAGCAAGCTGCTGGACATCTACGAGCAGCGCCTGGGCGAGGAGGACTTCCTGGCCGGCACCAAGTTCACGCTCGCCGACCTGTCCCACCTGCCCAACGCCGACCGCCTCGCCGCGGACCCGCGGTCGGCGCGCCTCATCAGGTCGCGCAGGAACGTCAGCAAGTGGTGGGACACCATCTCCCGCCGCGATTCCTGGGTCAGGGTCAAGGAGCTGCAGCGCCCGCCGTCCGCGGAGGCGCCCTTCTGAGAGCCCGATCGCAAGTTAAAGCGGTGGCCATTGGCAAGCGTACCTACGGGTTTTCGGCTGTGATGCCGGTCTCTGCATATTTCCATTGTTCTGAATGAATAAACGCCGCTGGCCCTGGGTCAGTGGCCATTGTTCATGGTGTAATAAATCGTTCAAGAGCATATCCTGCTCCTTGTCCTGAGATTGAACTCgtcattgccttcaagcttctCTGTCGAGCTAATGCTCGAGCTCACTTCACGTATATATCAAATTGGAGCAGAACACAAATATTAAATGTAACTGCTGCTAGTATATGACTACATATGAATCAACAGACATTAGCTAAACATCTCATCAAGCTCTCAAACACATCGGCAATGCACAATTTGCTGGGTACTGAAGGAGCGTGTGACTCTAGGATTAGatagaaacaaaaaaataatcTACAACACAATGTTAGCCGTTATCTGGTACCTCTAATCTTGATAAAGGGCAACCAGATGATCTTTACAAACGAAGGATTCTTGCAACAACCTTTCCTCTCATCCTGAGTTCCGAGTTCTTCATCATCTTCAGTTCCGAGAGTTCTTTGCCATCTTCAGTTCCGACTTCCAAGTTCTTCGTCAGCTCGATGGTCCGATCGACTTGGATATGCACCGTCGATCTTTGCACGCCGCACGCATCATCTTCTGTTCCGAGCTGTTCGTCATCCCGATGGTCCGATCCGGCCGCTCGGGATTTGCACCATCGCGATCTATGCACGCGCGTCCATGGCTCATCTGCGCGCGACTGCAAGACTGCATCAATCGGCCACTGTACGGACGAAGCACGTCCATGGCTCATCTGCGTCTGCGAGACTGCATCAACCGACCGCTACGAACAACCATGCATGTCACACGTGCAGGGCCTTCAACTTCTTGGTCAGCACCTCCGCATCGTCCGGCTCCGGCAGCCGGTGGGAGCTCACCTCCTGGAAAGGGCAGCCGCGCTTCTTCCCCACGTGCAGTGTGCTTAGCCTCTTGGCCAGAACGTCTGCGTCGCACGCCTGATGATGGTCCACATCCCGCCGGCAGGCGGCGATCTCCTCTTGGACGAGGAGGCGGCGACGCATGATCGCGTCGAGGTCCAccgccgctctcatcttctctaaCGCCTCGCGCACCTCGACGACCTCCCTGATCTTGGGGCTCCGGCAGCCGCCGCGACTACTCTTCGCCATCCTGAGCAGCGTGTCCTCCATCCGGATCGCCGCGTCCAGGCGCGCCTTGATCGTCTCCAGCACCCCGAGCAAGCCCTTGTCGGCGACGTCGTCCGGCCGAACGTCCGCGCACGCCCAGTAGTCTCCCCGGCCGGCGCCCCCGCCGTCGACTCGCGCCAGGTGAAGCGTGCCCGGCGAGGCGGTGATGGTCGCGCGGGTGAGGCGGTATTGCTCCGGCGAGGTGGCGGCGCCATTCGAGTAATCtgggccgccggcgccgccgtatAAGCTGCCGATGAAGCTGATGCAGCAGTGCGTGGCGCTGGCGTGGACGCTGAGCAGCGGCGACTCAGGGTCGGCGGGGTCCACGGGCCGGCTGATCTGGACGAGCCCGTCGCCGGAAGGCGGCGCCTCGGGCCCGAGGATCTGGAGCAAGGCGGAGTACGTCTGGTCTATGATGATCAGAGCCATGTTATCGATCATCTTCCATGGACGCTGTTCGTCAAGCAGCTCCCGGACGCGCGAAGACGGCGGTGGACTCTGTTCGTCCAGCGGAGCCGGGACGCGCGAAGACGGTGgcaccgtcgccgtcgccgtcgccgccgtcgcgcTCCCTGCTACGGTAAGACGCATGGTGAATGTGAAACGAGACATTAGGGCGATTAATTAATGATTTTTTTCCGCGTTTGATGATAAAGGAATCAAGCTCCTAATACGCTATAGTAACAAGGGGCCGATTAGAGTTTGTTCCACCGGTGAAATAACTGGCCGAATTAAACCTCCATCGCTAGTCCTGATCGATCTCCACTCCAAGTCCGACAAGTTTTTTTTACAAACACCAAATCCGAGACCAGCTACGTAGCGTGGCTTGTAGCATACCATGCTCCACGCATGACGCATGCATATGCATCACATAGGCCCACTACTGGCCCACCAATTCCTCACGGGcatacatttttttttttgagaatcacAAACAAAGGATAATGTGCATGGTCCATGTCCTGCACATCATGAAGTCCATCTCAATTGCATGAGTCTCACATGCCCCTCACGGCGGCATATACGCACGCATGTTTACCTCACCTTGCAATTCACACATCATCAAGCTGCACCAGCCAACCACCATCACACGCCTACACCATTCAAAATTTCAAACCGTACTGGGAAGACAAATATCTCATCGTATTGTCTCTCATATACCTCTTACAAAGTATTATTCTTTGGTTCATAGGACTTGGTTCCTCCTTAAATTTAGTCTTGAAACCCTAATTCGTTCCTTAACTTAGTTTTACTGCATCATCAACCACGTTCTCTACCTCAAGCAACACCTCCACATAACACAAGCATGCACATAACACAAGCATGCAATTGCTTACGAGCATACGTCCACAACTTCTCTCAAATCAATGTGCACAACACCTCACGCAAACATATTattccaaaaaagaaaaaaatcatcACATCACAAGCATAAATATAAGCAATGCATGCAGATCTCACCCTAAGCCATAATTCCAATCACTTTGCAATGCTAGTTTCATCTCAGACCATTTTTCAGTACATTATCTCACAGTTATCGTGCATGTTCTTCCTTCTTCGTCATGTTGTCTGCTCCATTGTCTCTTTCCCCTCAATATCCAGTAGAAGAGGGAACTTATGTCATTTCCTCATAGATTGGAAGACATAGAATCTTGGATTCCATCGAGTACCAAATCTCAAGTGTcgctcttaggccttgtttagtttcgaaaactttttggttttcgaaactttagcactttcatttttatttgacaaacattgtccaattatggagtaactagacttaaaatatttatcttgcgatttacagataaactttgcagttagtttttattttcgtcaatatttagtgctccatgcatgtgccgcaagattcgatgtgacgaaaaatcttaaaaagtttttagtttttggggtgaactaaacaaggccttagcaatAAAGAATTTATTTTGGACAAAAGAGGATATCGATGAGTGACAGAGAGGATGAATGGGGGCAACGACGGCTAGAGGTACACGTAGATGGCACGAATAGGTGCAACAAAATGCTCCCGTGCGTCGTTGCTTGCTCCGTTGTGTTCTCCCCTCACAACCATGTGAGCTAGGCCTATGAGCAGGGTTCGAATTTCTCGAATTTTGGTGGTGACCGAAagaaaaatccaaaaatttgtAATACACTGATGCTTGTGTTATATAACTGTAGACTCATATTTTATATTGTTTAtattgtatattttctattcaaTAGATGTGTATTCATAAATTATTTgtttaaatctatttttttagaaaaaacatACTTCATTTGCTAATCTATAAAAAAGTTTCAGCCAAAATTTGATAATTTCAGTGGTCAGTGGTGGCTGGcaatactaaaactaaaaacaaTACTCATGAGAAACGGAAACAATTTTCATTTCTGACGAGCCGGACTCAGTGGGCGCTTTTGCAGAACACGCGCCAAGTCTAAGGCAAGCAGATGGTCAGGCATCCAAACATGTGGTTCCTGGTGCACCCCATTGGCTAGGTCAGGCGAGAAACATGGAACCAATCACATCATTATATCTTTCACGTCCATTGCatgaccattttatttaaaatcaaATTTTGAGTCAGTTTGCTTTGTAAAATTGATATGATCTCGTGGTGTGATTCCTCTTTAATAAGTTATCAGTCCGATTCCTTATCTTAAGGATGAAATTGGATATTTCTTTCGTTACTTTCTTCTCAAAATAAGTGATGTTTTAGATTTATCCTAAGTCAAATCATTtcaagtttgacaaaaaaaaagttaGATAAAATTTATAGGAAATAACATTAATATTTATGAGACCGAATAAGTagaatatgaaaatatatttattgACCAATTGGTATCATAAACATTAGtactttttatataaataaggtcaaagtttgacttaagataTACGGTAAACATCatttaggccatgtttagttcatgCCGATAAACTTTACCGCCTAtcatatcgaatgtttggacacatacatgaagtattaaatatagactatttccaaaacaaaaaaaacatagctagagaataatttgcgagatgaatcttttaagcctaattagtcatgattgaacactaactgccaataaaacgaaaatgctccCACCCAAATACCCCTTATTTTGGGActgacatttttttaaaaaatgtatCCAATCGTATTCAAGTGAGTGGCAGTCGGACCAGAGCAAGCGTACTTATTATAATAACAGAAGTAAAGAGGGATGTATCCAATCATACAACTGTACTTAGATTTCAAATCTAACCGCTGTCCAAAAGAAAGTCAAGCAAACACGATTATTATTCGACTGAAGATTTAGTGAGGTCGATCTTGCTGAGGTACGACTCCGTCAGTGAACCGTAGTACAGGTGCTCGCCGACCTTGAGCCAGCCGGTGGCGAGGGCGAGGCCCTGGTCACTGTACATGGTCACCGGCTTCCCGTCCAGTGCCACGCTCATCGCCCCGGAGTTCTTCAGCGCATGGGGAACCGCCACGAACTTCTCCGCGAGGTACACCAGCTTCCGGATGAAGGGGTACTTCATCAGCAAGTCCCACTGAAGAGTCCTCCCCTGCAGCCAGCAGGTTCACAAACACGATGGAGTCAACTGCCTCTGCCTGGCAAAAGCAAGATTTCCGATGATGAGGACAAGAGGTTGTGACGATGTTACCGCGGACAGGGCAATCCAGTAGCGGCCTTCCCCGTCGTAACGGATGTTGTCGGGAAATCCCGGCAGGTTGTCGATGAACTTCTGGATCGTGCCTTTCTTCTCGCCGGCGATGTGGTACCTCGAGCACCTCTTCCTGCATCACCACGCATACGGAAGTTGAAGATCGAGGTCAGGTGCGCAGGACATGCCGTGCCGTGAGAATCGTCGAGACAGCGACAGGCACAGATCTGTCACGAGTTCGGCGGGGGAAGCGAAGGGAATAGTGAGCAAGCACTCACATCACGGTCTCGCAGTAGATGAGGGAGCTCTGGTCCGGCGACACCGAGACGCCGTTGGCGAAGTAGAGGTCGCGCGCGAGCACGGCCGTCCGCCGCGTGGACGGGTCGAAGCTCATGAGCCTCCCGTGAGGCCGCGCCTCGAGGATGTCCGTCATGTGGTTGTCGAGGTTGTACTTGTACGACGCGTCCGTGAAGTAGATGGTGCCGTCGCCGGCCACGTCCACGCCGTCGGTCAGCGCGAACTTGAGGCCCTCCGCCGAGTCCGTCAGCAGCTCCACCTTCCTGTCCGGGTCCGGGCTCACCTTCAGCAACCCCTGTCAAGAACCATTGGTTCACGGATGAAATCGTGAAAAGCAGGGTGTTTTGTTTTCGATGTCCACTCACGATGTTCGCGTCGGCGACGATGAGAGCGCCGTCAGAGGCGAGCACGAGACCGAGCGGGCGGCCGCCGGTCCGGACCCAGTCCTCGACGTCGCCGCCTGGGACGCTGACCCTCCGGACCCACCCGTCGGCGCACCCCGTGTACAGCCACCCTCCGGCGGCGTCGAACGCCAGGTCCTCCGGGCCCGGGAGGCGGCCCTCGCCCACGCGCTCGCTGCGCTGCAGCGCGCGGCGCTCGTGCCGCGGCGCGGACACGTCGGGCCCGTACGAGTACTCCGGCGGCATCGGAGCCGGCGAGAAGTCCCTGGGACTGTACAGCACGACGGCGAGCACGACTGGCGCTAGCACCAGCGCCACGGCCTTCAAGAAACCGAGCCCCGCTGCCATGGTGCTCCGTGTCGCCAGCAAGCTAGCGCCGCACAATAAGCACAACACACACGGAGACGACGACCGGCCCCCAGCACCCGAGGTCCGAGGAGTGGTAACGCCTGTCTGCGTGCTGGATACGATACGATACGCCACGTCGTGTTTGTTTGCGAGCGCTTGGCCTGGTCTTGGAGAGAGTGGACACAAGCGAGTGTAGTGAAGTACGACTAGTAGCGCACGTGGAGACGACATTTTGTACTCCACCTCGTCTTTGGTTTCATCAACATGACATGACACATGAGGACCTTGGGACGTGGATACACGAAAACTATTTCATCTGCAGCTAACCTCTTGCTTTCATGGTGGTAAATAGGGATCTATTCTAAGAGTCTTGGGCCCACGGCTCAACGTCTCTCTATTAATTATGCCTCATTGTCACTCAATCGGTCCGTTGTCTCTTGCTTTCATCCTCTCTTTTTTCCTCCATCAGTTCGCTTATTACAGCATCAGAAGTTGCAAGATAAAAATCTTCACTGAGACACTGACACCATACCACTTATATTGTGGTctgaccaaggccttgtttagtttccaaaaaagattttgcaaaaaaaatcacatttctcgtcacatcgaatcttacggtgcatatatagaacattaaatataaataaaaataacaactaattgtacaatttatctgtaattggcAAGACGaactttttgagcctagttaacatTCATGGATGTTATCTTTTGAACTTGATGAACTCAGTTCGAAGTAGCCAACTTTGAATCATCCTATCATGTTATCTTCAAACTTTCAGTGA contains:
- the LOC8058792 gene encoding glutathione S-transferase F8, chloroplastic; amino-acid sequence: MMMQDPSGQQVTLTHGNITLGDSRDICRYVCTEFPRWCTRDLYGAGALERASIEQWLQAEAQSFDAPSSALAAFHLAVGGAPAPCVAVGDEKAAAAAESERELLRVLDVYDGALGRSAYLAGDEFTLADLSHLPSAHYLACSARGRALLASRGNVARWYAAISSRPAWRQVVAVQARTAHYPVVAFHPSAV
- the LOC110431769 gene encoding glutathione S-transferase F10-like — encoded protein: MPVKVFGSPTSAEVARVLACLFEKDVEFQLIRVDSFRGPKRLPQYLKLQPHGEALTFEDGNVTLVESRKILRHIAEKYKNQGYRELFGPGALERASIEQWLQTEAQSFDIPSADMVYSLAYLPPDMPLDGGRGGLPAAAGAGAGGMNPTHRQKMEEMLQLFDKSRKELSKLLDIYEQRLGEEDFLAGTKFTLADLSHLPNADRLAADPRSARLIRSRRNVSKWWDTISRRDSWVRVKELQRPPSAEAPF
- the LOC8058793 gene encoding protein STRICTOSIDINE SYNTHASE-LIKE 4 → MAAGLGFLKAVALVLAPVVLAVVLYSPRDFSPAPMPPEYSYGPDVSAPRHERRALQRSERVGEGRLPGPEDLAFDAAGGWLYTGCADGWVRRVSVPGGDVEDWVRTGGRPLGLVLASDGALIVADANIGLLKVSPDPDRKVELLTDSAEGLKFALTDGVDVAGDGTIYFTDASYKYNLDNHMTDILEARPHGRLMSFDPSTRRTAVLARDLYFANGVSVSPDQSSLIYCETVMKRCSRYHIAGEKKGTIQKFIDNLPGFPDNIRYDGEGRYWIALSAGRTLQWDLLMKYPFIRKLVYLAEKFVAVPHALKNSGAMSVALDGKPVTMYSDQGLALATGWLKVGEHLYYGSLTESYLSKIDLTKSSVE